TCGGCGGCCGACCAGCTGGAGATCACCCTGTATTCACCCGGCGGGCACACCTCGCGCCCGCACCTGACCGCCGACCTGGTCTACGGGCTGGGCACCTTGATCACCGGGCTGCCCGGTGTCCTGTCGCGCCGCATCGATCCCCGCAACAGCACCGTGCTGGTGTGGGGTGCGGTCAATGCGGGCGTGGCGCCCAATGCGATTCCGCAGTCCGGCGTGCTGGCGGGCACCGTGCGTACGGCCAGCCGCCAGACCTGGATCGACCTCGAGGCGATCATCCGCGAGGCTGTCACCGGCTTGTTGTCGCCGCTGGTCATCGAGCACACCCTGCAGTATCGGCGGGGGGTGCCGCCGGTGGTCAACGAGGACGTTTCGACGCGCATCCTCACTCACGCCATTGAAGCCGTCGGCCCCGATGTGCTGGCCGATACCCGGCAGTCCGGCGGCGGCGAGGACTTCTCCTGGTACCTCGAAGAAGTCCCCGGCGCCATGGCGCGGCTGGGGGTGTGGTCGGGCGAGGGTCCGCAACTGGATCTGCACCAGCCGACGTTCGACCTCGACGAGCGGGCGCTGGCGATCGGGGTGCGGGTGATGGTCAACATCATCGAGCAGTCCGCGGCTTTCTAGGGGCTCCTTTAGGGCCCTGCCGGCCGCCGTCTAGCGCCCCTCCCGCCCTCCGCGCGAGCGCCCGCGTTTTGACATCGACACGCCGCGCTGGCTGACATTTTGGGGACGGTCGCGAGGTGAATTGTCGGCGCGTTGTTGGCCGTTGACGATGGACGGCGTGCACGAAGAGCTGAATCAGCTGCTCGAGGCGCAAGAGGGCGTCGTTACCAGCGCCCAGCTGCTGCCCTTCTTCAGCCGTCGCGCATTGGATGCGCAACTCGACTGCGCTGCGTTGCAACGAATCTGGCATGGGATCTATGGCCGCGGCGAGATAACCACCGCGTTGCGGCTGCGCGGGCTTGACCTTGTCGCCGGGACAACCGTCGCGGCCTGCCTTAGCACCGCGGCGAGCGCGTACGGGTTCGACACCGAGCAACGCGCAGAACTTCATGTGCTCAGTCCTGCGGGCCGGCGGCTGCGGTCGACCAAGGGTTTGGTGGTCCACCGGCGCGAGGGTGCTCCGCTGAATGTGTTCGCAGGGCGTCCGGCCACCACACCGGCTTGGACAGCGATTGAGGTGTCGCGCGGATTGCGGCGGCCTCGGGCATTGGCAACGCTGGATGCGGCGCTGCGCAGCGGGACATGCAGTCGCGACGAACTAGCGCAGATCCTGCTCGCGCAGTCCGGGCGCCGCGGCATCGTGACTGCGCGTGAAATGCTCTCGATTGCTTCGCCTTTGGCCGAGTCACCGATGGAAAGCGAGGCGCGATTGGTCATGCTTGACGGGGGACTGCCACCGCCAGAGCTTCAGTACGAGATCGTGGATCTCGGCGGCCGTCTTTGGCGGCTCGATTTCGCGTGGCCGGAGTACCGCGTCGCCGCCGAATACGACGGTGTCGACTGGCACAGCGGCCCCGATGCTTTCCGTCGGGACCGCTCCCGCGCCGCGGCGCTGCAGGATCTCGGATGGGTCGTCGTGCCGATCATCGCTGAGGACGTCAGAGTTCGGCCCGAACAACTACTTCGGCGGATCGAGTCGCGGCTAGAGGGTGTCCGAGCCGCGTAGTCCCGGCCGTGAGGGGCCGCAAATTGTCAGTGGCGGTAGCGTGTCTGTGGCAAAACGCGGGCGCTCGGCGGGGTAGCGGTGGGCCGGGGGCGGTGAGGGGCCGCAGATTGTCAGTGGCGGTGGCGTGTCTGTGGCAAAACGCGGGCGCTCGGCGGGGTAGCGGTGGGCCGGGGGCGGTGAGGGGCCGCAAATTGTCAGTGGCGGTGGCGTGTCTGTGGCAAAACGCGGGCGCTCGGCGGGGTAGCGGTGGGCCGGGGGCCGTGAGGGGCCGCAAATTGTCAGTGGCGGTGGCGTGTCTGTGGCAAAACGCGGGCGCTCGGCGGGGTAGCGGTGGGCCGGGGGCCGTGAGGGGCCGCAAATTGTCAGTGGCGGTGGCGTGTCTGTGGCAAAACGCGGGCGCTCGGCGGGGTAGCGGTGGGCCGGGGGCCGTGAGGGGCCGCAAATTGTCAGTCGCGGCGGCGTGTCTGTGGCAAAACGCGGGCGCTCGGCCAGACTGAAGGGCGAGGCGCGAGCAAAGCCCGCTACTCCGGACTGCTGGGCCCCGGGCCGATGTTGCGGGCCGGCCGGGTGCGCAGGTCGTGTACGTAATCCGCTGGGGCGCCGGCTATTTCGGCGGCGTCGGCCATCACGCCGATGTACTGCGCCGACGGCAGGCCGCCTTCCCAGCCGTCGAGCACATAAAGCCAGGCCAGCACCGGGTCGATGTCGGTGTCCGACGACTCCCGCTCCACCCGGCAGCGGATCTTCTTGTGCACGCCGAACTCAGAGCCCTCCCACCGATCCAGGTTCATCTCGTCGGCCGGCGTCATGTCGTACAGCACCACGAACACCCGTGAATCCGGATCCTCGACGATGGTGGCCAGTGCACCCTCCCAGCCGATGTCCTCGCCGCCGAACGTCAGCCGCCACCCCGGTAACCAGCCAGTTCCCGCCATCGGCGAGTGGGGTGCACGCTTGAGCATCTGCTCGGGATGCATGTTCGACCCATAGGCGGCGTAGAGCGGCACGGGGAAAGCTTAAACTCCGCCCGGCGAAGCGGGTCGTCAGCCGCCGGATCGGATTGTCCGGCTCCTCCTCACTCCGCCCTGCGGAGTGCATCGTCGCCGGACGGATCGGATTGTCCGACTCCTCCTCACTCCGCCCTGCGGAGTGCATCGTCGCCGGACGGATCGGATTGTCCGGCTCCTCCTCACTCCGCCCTGCGGAGCAAGCAGAAGCCCGACTAGGTTATGGGCTGTGGTGACCCGCATCGTGATCCTCGGCGGCGGCCCGGCCGGCTACGAAGCCGCCCTGGTGGCCGCCAACGCAAAGCCCGACGACGTCGACGTCACCATCATCGATTCCGATGGGGTCGGCGGCGCGGCCGTCCTCGACGACTGCGTGCCGTCCAAGACGTTCATCGCCTCCACCTGGCTGCGCACCGAGCTGCGCCGCGCCCCGCGGCTCGGCTTCGAGATCGACATCGACGACGCCAAGATCGACCTGCCGCAGATTCACGCCCGGGTCAGGAAACTCGCCGCCGAGCAGTCGGCAGACATCGCCGAACAACTGCGTGCGGTGGGCGTCAAGCTGGTGCACGGTCGCGGCGAACTCGTCGACCCCACCCCCGGCCTGGCCCGCCACCGCCTCAGGGCCACCGCCCCGGACGGCACCGTCACCGAGCACGACGCCGACTTCGTGCTGATCGCCACCGGAGCCAGCCCGCGCATCCTGCCGTCCGCCCAACCCGACGGCGAACGCATCCTCACCTGGCGCCAGCTCTACGGGCTCACCGAGCTGCCGGAACACCTGATCGTGGTCGGCTCCGGGGTCACCGGCGCCGAATTCGTGCACGCCTACACCGAGCTCGGAGTCCAGGTTTCGGTGGCGGCCAGCCGGGACCGGGTGCTGCCTTACGAGGACGCCGACGCCGCTGCCGTGCTGGAAGAGTCCTTCGCCGAACGCGGCGTCAACCTGTTCAAGAACGCCCGCGCCGAGTCTGTCACCCGCACCGATGACGGCGTCCTGGTCACCATGACCGACGGCCGCACCATCGAGGGCAGCCACGCCCTGATGACCATCGGCTCGATCCCCAACACCAGCGGACTGGGTCTGGAGCGCGTCGGCATCGAATTGGGCCGCGGCGACTACCTCAAGGTGGACCGGGTCTCGCGGACCTCGGTGCCGGGCATCTACGCCGCCGGTGACTGCACCGGGCTGTTGCTGCTGGCCTCCGTCGCGGCCATGCAGGGCCGCATCGCGATGTATCACGCGCTGGGCGAGGGAGTGAACCCGATCCGGCTGCGCACGGTGGCGGCGACGGTCTTCACCCGGCCCGAGATCGCGGCCGTCGGCGTGCCGCAGTCGGCCATCGACGACGGAGAGTTCAGCGCGCGAACCATCATGTTGCCGCTGCACACCAATGCGCGGGCGAAGATGTCGGGCCTGCGGCAGGGCTTCGTGAAGATCTTCTGCCGCAAGTCCACCGGCGTGGTGATCGGCGGCGTGGTGGTGGCCCCGATCGCCTCGGAGCTGATTCTGCCGATCGCGGTCGCGGTGACCAACCGCATCACGGTCAACGAGCTGGCCCAGACGCTCGCCGTTTACCCGTCGTTGTCCGGCTCGATCACCGAGGCGGCGCGGCGCCTGATGGCGCACGACGATCTGGACTGAAGTCCGACTCAACGAACGCCGGACGAACTAGCCTTGGTAAGCACGCCTACCGACAAGTAACCGACGGGAGTCCTTGGTCGTGAGCAACCCGAGCAACGACAGCGAGCCGACCTGGTCCGAGGGGTCGCTGGGACCGCAGCAGCGCGCGCAGGCCTGGGAGCGCCTCGGCAGCGAGCAGTTCGACGTGGTGGTGATCGGCGGCGGCGTGGTGGGCTCCGGCTGCGCGCTGGACGCCGCCACCCGCGGGCTCAAGGTCGCCCTGGTCGAGGCCCGGGATCTGGCCTCCGGAACGTCCAGCCGGTCGTCGAAGATGTTCCACGGCGGCCTGCGCTACCTCGAACAGCTCGAGTTCGGCCTGGTGCGCGAGGCGCTCTACGAACGCGAGCTGTCCCTGACCACGCTGGCGCCGCATCTGGTCAAGCCGCTGCCGTTCCTGTTCCCGCTGACCAAGCGCTGGTGGGAGCGCCCCTACATCGCCGCCGGCATCTTCCTCTACGACCAGCTCGGCGGCGCCAAATCCGTTCCGGCGCAAAAGCATCTGACTCGTGCCGGTGCGCTGCGGCTGAGCCCCGGCCTCAAGCGCAGCGCCCTGATCGGCGGCATCCGCTACTACGACACCGTCGTCGACGACGCCCGCCACACCATGACCGTGGCGCGCACCGCCGCCCACTACGGCGCGGTGGTGCGGTGCTCCACGCAAGTGGTTGCGCTGCTGCGCGAGGGCGACCGGGTCACCGGCGTGCGGGTGCGCGACTCCGAGGACGGCTCGATCACCGAGGTCCGCGGCCACGTCGTCGTCAACGCGACCGGGGTGTGGACCGACGAGATCCAGGCGCTGTCCAAACAGCGCGGACGCTTCCAGGTGCGCGCCTCCAAGGGCGTGCATGTGGTGGTGCCGCGGGACCGCATCGTCAGCGACGTGGCGATGATCCTGCGCACCGAGAAGTCGGTGCTGTTCATCATCCCGTGGGGCAGCCACTGGATCATCGGGACCACCGACACCGACTGGAACCTCGACCTGGCTCACCCCGCGGCCACCAAGGCCGACATCGACTACATCCTGACCACCGTCAACGAGGTGCTGGCCACCCCGCTGACGCACGCCGACATCGACGGCGTCTACGCCGGCCTGCGTCCGCTGCTGGCCGGGGAGAGCGACGAGACCTCCAAGCTGTCCCGCGAGCACGCGGTGGCGGTCCCCGCGGCCGGTCTGGTGGCCATCGCGGGCGGCAAATACACCACCTACCGGGTGATGGCGGCCGACGCGATCGACGCCGCGGTGCAGTTCATCCCGACCAGGGTGGCCCCGTCGATCACCGAGAAGGTGAGCCTGCTGGGCGCCGACGGCTACTTCGCGCTGATCAACCAGGTCGAGCACGTCGGCGAGCGGGTCGGACTGCACCCCTACCGGGTCCGGCATCTGCTGGACCGCTACGGCTCGATGATGGACGACGTGCTGGCCCTGGCGGCCGACCGCCCGGAACTGCTGAGCCCGATCAAGGACGCGCCCGGCTACCTGAAGGTGGAAGCGGTCTACGCCGCCGCGGCCGAGGGGGCGCTGCACCTCGAGGACATCCTGGCCCGGCGGATGCGCATCTCGATCGAGTACTCACACCGCGGCGTGGACTGTGCGCGCGAGGTGGCCGACCTGGTCGCCCCCGTGCTGGGCTGGAGTGCCGACGACGTCAACCGCGAGGTCGCCA
This genomic stretch from Mycobacterium paragordonae harbors:
- a CDS encoding gamma-glutamylcyclotransferase, whose product is MPLYAAYGSNMHPEQMLKRAPHSPMAGTGWLPGWRLTFGGEDIGWEGALATIVEDPDSRVFVVLYDMTPADEMNLDRWEGSEFGVHKKIRCRVERESSDTDIDPVLAWLYVLDGWEGGLPSAQYIGVMADAAEIAGAPADYVHDLRTRPARNIGPGPSSPE
- a CDS encoding M20 family metallopeptidase, yielding MSLVDSAESWLAAHHDDLVDWRRHIHRYPELGRQEFATTQFVAERLADAGLNPKVLPGGTGLTCDFGPEHQPRIALRADMDALPMAERTGAPYASTMPNIAHACGHDAHTAILLGTALSLASVPELPVGVRLIFQAAEELMPGGAIDAIAAGALTGVSRIFALHCDPRLEVGKVAVRLGPITSAADQLEITLYSPGGHTSRPHLTADLVYGLGTLITGLPGVLSRRIDPRNSTVLVWGAVNAGVAPNAIPQSGVLAGTVRTASRQTWIDLEAIIREAVTGLLSPLVIEHTLQYRRGVPPVVNEDVSTRILTHAIEAVGPDVLADTRQSGGGEDFSWYLEEVPGAMARLGVWSGEGPQLDLHQPTFDLDERALAIGVRVMVNIIEQSAAF
- a CDS encoding glycerol-3-phosphate dehydrogenase/oxidase — encoded protein: MSNPSNDSEPTWSEGSLGPQQRAQAWERLGSEQFDVVVIGGGVVGSGCALDAATRGLKVALVEARDLASGTSSRSSKMFHGGLRYLEQLEFGLVREALYERELSLTTLAPHLVKPLPFLFPLTKRWWERPYIAAGIFLYDQLGGAKSVPAQKHLTRAGALRLSPGLKRSALIGGIRYYDTVVDDARHTMTVARTAAHYGAVVRCSTQVVALLREGDRVTGVRVRDSEDGSITEVRGHVVVNATGVWTDEIQALSKQRGRFQVRASKGVHVVVPRDRIVSDVAMILRTEKSVLFIIPWGSHWIIGTTDTDWNLDLAHPAATKADIDYILTTVNEVLATPLTHADIDGVYAGLRPLLAGESDETSKLSREHAVAVPAAGLVAIAGGKYTTYRVMAADAIDAAVQFIPTRVAPSITEKVSLLGADGYFALINQVEHVGERVGLHPYRVRHLLDRYGSMMDDVLALAADRPELLSPIKDAPGYLKVEAVYAAAAEGALHLEDILARRMRISIEYSHRGVDCAREVADLVAPVLGWSADDVNREVANYKARVEAEVLSQAQPDDVSADELRASAPEARAEILEPVPLN